One genomic window of Burkholderia diffusa includes the following:
- a CDS encoding NRDE family protein, protein MCLIAFDWQPDAAAGPVFTLTANRDEFFRRTSAPLSWWEDVPGVLAGRDLEAGGTWLGVSRDGRFAALTNYRAPFDIRAGAPTRGKLVSDFLRSSSVAPLDYLGELAEHAAVYNGFNLLVGDWKRRELAWFCNRAADGETGVAAPVAVSAGVHALSNARLDTPWPKVVRKRAELGTLLTDNPTPSLDELIELMRDPHVADDDALPHTGIPIERERALSAAFIETPEYGTRGTTALRVTMKEGVRLTVDIKERCDDDGSHRTVRPGSFERAFTFDIDATQPR, encoded by the coding sequence ATGTGTCTGATTGCCTTCGACTGGCAGCCTGATGCCGCCGCCGGTCCCGTCTTTACCCTGACCGCCAACCGCGACGAATTCTTTCGCCGTACGAGTGCACCGCTTTCATGGTGGGAGGATGTGCCCGGCGTGCTCGCCGGCCGCGATCTCGAAGCGGGCGGCACCTGGCTCGGCGTGTCGCGCGACGGGCGCTTCGCGGCGCTGACGAATTACCGCGCGCCGTTCGACATTCGCGCGGGCGCGCCGACCCGCGGCAAGCTCGTGTCCGATTTCCTCCGCAGCTCGTCCGTCGCGCCGCTCGACTACCTCGGCGAGCTGGCCGAGCACGCGGCCGTGTACAACGGCTTCAACCTGCTGGTCGGCGACTGGAAGCGGCGCGAGCTCGCGTGGTTCTGCAATCGCGCGGCCGACGGCGAAACCGGCGTCGCCGCGCCGGTCGCGGTCAGCGCCGGCGTGCATGCGCTGTCGAACGCGCGGCTCGATACGCCCTGGCCGAAAGTCGTGCGCAAGCGCGCGGAGCTCGGCACGCTGCTGACCGACAACCCCACCCCGTCGCTCGACGAGCTGATCGAGCTGATGCGCGATCCGCATGTCGCGGACGACGACGCGCTGCCGCACACCGGCATTCCGATCGAGCGCGAGCGGGCGCTGTCGGCCGCGTTCATCGAGACGCCCGAATACGGCACGCGCGGCACGACCGCGCTGCGCGTGACGATGAAGGAAGGCGTGCGGCTGACGGTCGACATCAAGGAACGCTGCGACGATGACGGCTCGCACCGCACCGTGCGGCCGGGCAGTTTCGAGCGCGCGTTCACGTTCGACATCGACGCGACTCAGCCGCGCTGA
- a CDS encoding GNAT family N-acetyltransferase has protein sequence MTDGWVETGDWAVLGGDAARIRDAVFVREQRIPPEWELDDEDPLSLHAVVYRVDAATGARRAVATGRLLRSGTIGRVAVLADARGQGAGSAVLHALLDAARHRGEPIVRLYAQDAAVSFYMRHGFAAIGEPFVEVGVPHVEMARAP, from the coding sequence ATGACCGACGGCTGGGTGGAAACGGGTGACTGGGCCGTGCTGGGCGGCGATGCCGCACGGATTCGCGATGCGGTATTCGTGCGCGAGCAGCGGATTCCGCCGGAATGGGAACTCGACGACGAGGATCCGCTGTCGCTGCACGCGGTTGTGTACCGCGTCGATGCGGCGACCGGCGCGCGCCGCGCGGTCGCGACGGGACGGCTGCTGCGCTCCGGCACGATCGGCCGCGTCGCGGTGCTGGCCGACGCGCGCGGGCAGGGCGCGGGATCGGCGGTGCTGCATGCGCTTCTGGACGCGGCGCGGCATCGCGGCGAGCCGATCGTGCGGCTCTACGCACAGGATGCCGCGGTGTCGTTCTACATGCGGCACGGCTTCGCGGCGATCGGCGAACCGTTCGTCGAAGTCGGCGTGCCGCACGTCGAGATGGCGCGCGCGCCATAA
- a CDS encoding alpha/beta hydrolase, translating into MPLNPKIAQILDMVERAKRPSYHHQTPQQARAAYEKSAPILDVAPAPMHSVETCVVPTRDGRTIGARLYLPIAPSLAEPLPALVYYHGGGFTVGSVDTHDALCRMFARDAQCAVLSVDYRLAPEHRFPIAVNDADDALRWLHREAAGFGIDAARLAVGGDSAGGTLATVCAVLARDAGIDLALQLLIYPGVTGHQDTESHARLANGYLLTQDTIQWFFTQYVRDASDRDDWRFAPLDGTRGAPSFAGVAPAWIATAEYDPLSDEGAAYADKLRAAGNAVTLVCYPGMIHEFFKMGGYVPEVRAAHADAVAALKAAFDDV; encoded by the coding sequence ATGCCGCTGAATCCGAAGATCGCCCAGATACTCGACATGGTCGAGCGCGCGAAACGCCCGTCCTATCACCATCAGACGCCGCAGCAGGCGCGCGCCGCGTACGAGAAGAGCGCACCCATCCTCGACGTCGCGCCCGCGCCGATGCATTCGGTCGAGACCTGCGTCGTGCCGACGCGCGATGGCCGCACGATCGGCGCGCGGCTCTATCTGCCGATTGCGCCGAGCCTCGCCGAACCGCTGCCGGCGCTCGTCTATTACCACGGCGGCGGCTTCACGGTCGGCAGCGTCGACACGCACGACGCGCTGTGCCGCATGTTCGCGCGCGACGCCCAGTGCGCGGTGCTGTCGGTCGACTACCGGCTCGCACCCGAACACCGGTTCCCGATCGCGGTGAACGACGCCGACGACGCGTTGCGCTGGCTGCATCGCGAGGCCGCCGGGTTCGGCATCGATGCGGCACGGCTCGCGGTCGGCGGCGACAGCGCGGGCGGCACGCTCGCGACCGTCTGCGCGGTGCTCGCGCGCGACGCGGGCATCGACCTTGCACTGCAGTTGCTGATCTATCCGGGCGTGACGGGCCACCAGGACACCGAATCGCACGCACGGCTCGCGAACGGCTACCTGCTGACGCAGGACACGATCCAATGGTTCTTCACGCAGTACGTGCGCGATGCATCCGACCGGGACGACTGGCGCTTCGCGCCGCTCGACGGCACGCGCGGCGCGCCGTCGTTCGCCGGTGTGGCCCCGGCCTGGATCGCGACGGCCGAATACGATCCGCTGAGCGATGAGGGCGCCGCGTACGCGGACAAGCTGCGCGCGGCCGGCAATGCGGTTACGCTGGTCTGCTATCCGGGGATGATCCACGAGTTCTTCAAGATGGGTGGCTACGTGCCGGAGGTGCGGGCCGCGCATGCCGATGCGGTGGCGGCGCTCAAGGCCGCATTCGACGACGTTTGA
- a CDS encoding NADP-dependent oxidoreductase gives MNTINRQILLVSRPQGAASVDNFRLVETPLVPLTDGELRVRNHFLSLDPYMRGRMNDAKSYAAPQPLNEVMIGGTAGEVIESRHPDFAVGEHVVGQFGWQEYGTSNGGALRKVDTSRVPLSAWLGVAGMPGVTAWVGLNRIIAPKAGETVVVSAASGAVGSVVGQLAKRAGCRAVGIAGGPDKCRYVVDTLGFDACIDYKAGRLADDLAAATPDGVDGCFENVGGAVLDTTMTRMNAFGRIAVCGMIAGYDGVPVPLANPGLVLRARLTVQGFIVFEYPDAWPPALAELGELVATKQLHYRETIAYGLERAPEAFLGLLKGRNFGKQLVQLV, from the coding sequence ATGAACACGATCAACCGCCAGATCCTGCTCGTGTCACGCCCGCAAGGCGCTGCGAGCGTCGACAATTTCCGGCTCGTCGAAACGCCGCTCGTGCCGCTCACGGACGGCGAGCTGCGGGTCCGCAATCATTTCCTGTCGCTCGATCCGTACATGCGCGGACGCATGAACGATGCGAAATCGTACGCGGCGCCGCAGCCGTTGAACGAAGTGATGATCGGCGGCACGGCGGGCGAGGTGATCGAGTCGCGTCACCCGGATTTCGCTGTCGGCGAGCACGTGGTCGGTCAGTTCGGCTGGCAGGAGTACGGAACGTCGAACGGCGGCGCGCTCCGCAAGGTCGACACATCGCGGGTGCCGCTGTCCGCCTGGCTCGGCGTGGCCGGCATGCCGGGCGTGACGGCGTGGGTCGGGCTGAACCGGATCATCGCGCCGAAGGCCGGCGAAACGGTCGTCGTCAGTGCGGCGAGCGGCGCGGTCGGCAGCGTCGTCGGCCAACTCGCGAAACGCGCCGGATGTCGCGCGGTCGGTATCGCGGGCGGCCCCGACAAGTGCCGCTACGTGGTCGACACGCTCGGCTTCGACGCGTGCATCGATTACAAGGCCGGCAGGCTGGCCGACGATCTGGCCGCTGCGACGCCGGACGGTGTCGACGGCTGCTTCGAGAACGTTGGCGGCGCCGTGCTCGACACGACGATGACGCGGATGAACGCGTTCGGCCGGATCGCCGTGTGCGGGATGATCGCTGGCTACGACGGCGTGCCCGTGCCGCTCGCGAATCCGGGCCTGGTCCTGCGCGCGCGGCTGACGGTGCAGGGCTTCATCGTGTTCGAGTACCCCGACGCATGGCCGCCCGCGCTGGCCGAGCTCGGCGAACTCGTTGCGACGAAGCAGCTGCATTACCGGGAGACGATCGCATACGGACTCGAGCGTGCGCCGGAAGCGTTCCTCGGGCTCCTGAAAGGCCGCAATTTCGGCAAGCAGCTCGTGCAGCTCGTCTGA
- a CDS encoding PaaI family thioesterase — protein sequence MSDAASPTDGPSIESPFVDLLGVRLVSAKDGASEIVLPLDERHMNTWSIAHGGVTMTLSDIALAMAARSLTDDGVGVVTVEMKVNFMQPGRGELRAYGRVMHRSTTMAYCEGEVRDSDGNFVAKALGTFKYMRRLAVGRDIKRQRTRTAPDAQPGPSDA from the coding sequence ATGAGCGACGCGGCATCCCCGACGGATGGCCCGTCGATCGAAAGCCCGTTCGTCGACTTGCTCGGCGTGCGGCTCGTGTCCGCGAAGGATGGGGCGAGCGAGATCGTGCTGCCGCTCGACGAGCGGCACATGAACACCTGGAGCATCGCGCACGGCGGTGTGACGATGACGCTGTCGGACATTGCGCTCGCGATGGCCGCCCGCAGCCTGACCGACGACGGCGTCGGCGTCGTCACGGTCGAGATGAAGGTGAATTTCATGCAGCCCGGGCGCGGCGAGTTGCGCGCATACGGACGCGTGATGCATCGTTCTACGACGATGGCGTACTGCGAAGGCGAAGTGCGCGACAGCGACGGCAACTTCGTCGCGAAGGCGCTCGGCACGTTCAAGTACATGCGGCGTCTCGCGGTGGGGCGCGACATCAAGCGGCAACGCACGCGTACGGCGCCGGATGCCCAGCCCGGCCCGAGCGACGCGTAA
- a CDS encoding Dabb family protein: MIRHIVMWKLKESAEGGTRAQNALKLKEKLEGCRDIVPGILQLDVGIATPGLEATSDVVLVSDFTDRAALDAYQVHPVHQEVKKFVVAVAESRQCVDYLSDSAR; encoded by the coding sequence GTGATCAGACATATCGTCATGTGGAAGCTGAAGGAATCGGCGGAAGGCGGTACGCGCGCGCAGAACGCGCTGAAGCTGAAGGAAAAGCTCGAAGGCTGCCGCGACATCGTGCCGGGCATCCTGCAACTCGACGTCGGCATCGCGACGCCGGGCCTCGAAGCCACGTCGGACGTCGTGCTCGTGTCCGATTTCACGGACCGGGCCGCGCTCGATGCGTACCAGGTGCATCCGGTTCACCAGGAGGTGAAGAAATTCGTCGTGGCAGTGGCGGAATCGCGCCAGTGCGTCGACTACCTGTCCGACAGCGCACGATGA
- a CDS encoding Arm DNA-binding domain-containing protein produces the protein MSSREKKGWKRGYSFRQSKDDTPFFTAPLTDIKIRQAQAGNKPTKLTDGNGLYLLAKPSGSKFRHYKYRIAGKENLCAIGEYPKISLQAARAARDDARELEGGIAESKSTKHQAGIDTPKPKPFEIAYSVDILRGDPPTMSMPSAAESGCAKLSVGGAS, from the coding sequence ATGTCCAGCCGAGAAAAAAAGGGGTGGAAAAGGGGGTATTCATTTCGACAATCCAAAGACGATACCCCCTTTTTCACCGCGCCACTCACCGACATCAAGATCCGACAAGCGCAGGCAGGCAACAAGCCTACCAAACTTACCGACGGCAATGGACTGTATCTGTTGGCGAAGCCGTCCGGCTCCAAGTTCCGGCACTACAAGTACCGAATTGCCGGGAAGGAGAATCTCTGCGCGATCGGCGAATATCCAAAGATCAGCCTCCAAGCCGCACGTGCAGCGCGTGACGATGCCCGCGAGCTCGAAGGAGGGATTGCAGAATCAAAGTCCACGAAACACCAGGCTGGCATTGACACCCCAAAACCAAAACCATTCGAGATCGCGTATTCCGTCGATATCTTGCGGGGCGATCCGCCGACGATGTCGATGCCTTCCGCCGCCGAATCCGGCTGCGCCAAATTGAGCGTAGGAGGCGCGAGCTGA
- a CDS encoding sensor histidine kinase, which yields MRLADFIVWNMEPILVQWEAFAATLLPAAKSMDSRGLRDHARQILEAVAKDLRTPQTREEQHDKSLGRAREPANANETAAQTHAVLRARRGFNINQLAAEYRALRASVLRLWIDECQPSAPHLDDMIRFNEAIDQALAESVAFFTAQVEQARDLLLGMLGHDMRTPLQTIQVTASYLSALNAGEEISEAAARLIRSGGRMQGLLDDLCDFNRTQLGLGISIVPRNTDLAHVLTNVVDELRAVHPNREIKVDTRGDLRGDWDDQRLQQLLSNLVSNAVKYGAPDTPVRVAVTSDDTEVHIEVGNGGAAIDPLVLDRIFDPLQRGVDQSERTDEDVGLGLGLYIASEITKAHHGRIDARSDQTETVFAVHLPRGEGSERS from the coding sequence ATGCGTCTAGCTGATTTCATCGTTTGGAACATGGAACCGATCCTGGTGCAGTGGGAAGCGTTCGCTGCCACGCTGCTACCGGCTGCGAAAAGCATGGACTCGCGAGGGCTACGCGACCACGCGCGCCAGATCCTGGAGGCCGTGGCCAAAGACCTACGTACCCCGCAAACAAGGGAAGAGCAACACGACAAATCGCTTGGGCGCGCTCGCGAACCGGCGAACGCCAACGAGACGGCGGCGCAGACGCATGCCGTTCTGCGCGCCCGACGAGGCTTCAACATCAATCAGTTGGCGGCCGAGTATCGGGCTCTGCGTGCCAGCGTGCTGCGCTTGTGGATCGACGAGTGCCAGCCGAGCGCACCGCACTTGGATGACATGATTCGCTTCAATGAGGCGATCGACCAGGCGCTCGCAGAATCAGTTGCTTTTTTTACCGCGCAGGTCGAGCAGGCTCGCGACTTGTTGCTGGGTATGCTGGGTCACGACATGCGCACGCCGCTGCAGACCATTCAGGTAACGGCCTCGTATCTTTCGGCGCTCAACGCGGGCGAGGAAATATCGGAGGCCGCGGCCCGGCTGATCAGGAGTGGTGGCCGCATGCAAGGTCTCCTCGACGATCTCTGCGATTTCAATCGGACCCAGCTCGGGTTAGGCATCAGCATTGTTCCTCGCAATACGGATCTCGCTCATGTCCTCACGAATGTGGTCGATGAATTGCGAGCCGTTCATCCGAATCGTGAGATCAAGGTTGACACGAGGGGCGACCTACGGGGCGACTGGGATGATCAGCGGCTGCAGCAACTCCTGAGTAATCTGGTGAGCAACGCCGTCAAGTACGGTGCGCCCGATACGCCGGTGCGGGTGGCGGTAACGTCGGACGACACAGAGGTGCATATCGAGGTGGGGAATGGCGGGGCTGCCATCGATCCGCTCGTGCTCGACCGTATCTTCGACCCGCTTCAGCGTGGAGTCGACCAATCGGAAAGAACCGATGAGGATGTTGGATTGGGGCTCGGCTTATACATCGCCAGCGAGATTACTAAAGCACACCACGGCCGAATTGACGCGCGCTCCGATCAGACTGAAACGGTATTCGCGGTGCACCTGCCAAGAGGTGAGGGAAGTGAGCGTTCCTGA